A window of the Terriglobia bacterium genome harbors these coding sequences:
- a CDS encoding transposase, producing the protein MEIEGSDGARDWSQLVVSDGNAGLEAAPGRIRPEAAHQRCAVHKLRNLLAKTRKHVHDAVRQDYPASCACPTAAPPSSTSVGIGLEWIGI; encoded by the coding sequence ATGGAGATAGAAGGATCTGACGGCGCGCGGGATTGGTCGCAACTGGTGGTCAGCGACGGCAACGCCGGGCTGGAGGCGGCGCCGGGGCGAATACGGCCGGAGGCGGCGCACCAGCGCTGCGCCGTGCACAAGCTGCGCAACCTGCTGGCGAAAACGCGCAAGCATGTGCACGACGCGGTGCGCCAGGACTACCCCGCGTCGTGTGCCTGCCCAACCGCAGCCCCGCCGAGCAGCACATCGGTCGGCATTGGCTTAGAATGGATAGGCATCTGA